In Rheinheimera sp. MM224, one DNA window encodes the following:
- a CDS encoding winged helix-turn-helix transcriptional regulator yields MTQSAKGRLPDRIDMTILDTLQKDGRISNVELAKKVNLSPSPCIDRVRKLEQDGFIEGYGARLNASKLGFGTAAFIQVTLDRTTGAVFDQFRDAVVKIPQVAECHMVAGGFDYLLKLRLSSMEAYRGVLGLIVDLPGVLQTHTYVVIEQVKQDAGLPLKLATAPEGKAE; encoded by the coding sequence ATGACTCAAAGCGCCAAAGGCCGGTTACCGGACCGTATCGACATGACAATTCTAGACACGCTGCAAAAAGATGGACGTATTTCTAATGTCGAACTGGCAAAAAAGGTCAACTTAAGCCCAAGCCCATGCATAGACAGGGTTCGCAAGCTGGAGCAGGACGGTTTTATTGAAGGTTATGGCGCCCGTTTAAACGCCAGTAAACTGGGTTTTGGTACTGCGGCTTTTATTCAGGTGACGCTGGACAGAACCACTGGCGCAGTCTTTGATCAGTTTCGCGATGCGGTGGTGAAAATCCCTCAAGTAGCGGAATGCCATATGGTGGCCGGTGGTTTTGATTATCTGCTGAAACTACGCTTATCCAGTATGGAGGCGTACCGGGGTGTATTGGGTTTGATTGTGGACTTGCCAGGCGTGTTGCAAACTCATACTTATGTGGTGATTGAGCAGGTAAAGCAGGATGCGGGTTTGCCGCTTAAGTTGGCTACGGCGCCTGAGGGGAAGGCTGAATAA
- the putA gene encoding bifunctional proline dehydrogenase/L-glutamate gamma-semialdehyde dehydrogenase PutA, which produces MLFQGQLTTSHAIRQTMRDHYRADEDQVLNNLLPIADIGPAARSRAWEKARQLVVNIREAQVGKGGVDALLNEFSLSTDEGLVLMCLAEALLRVPDKHTADLLIRDKLSNGDWSSHLGNSESLFVNISAWGLLLTGKLVNYSDDQKKAQFGLLKRTCGRMGEPVIRQAVRYAMQIMGTQFVMGTSIEKAVERAVELESKGFTYSYDMLGEGARTMDDANRYFDSYMMAIKVIGTAAKKRGPLKSPGISVKLSAIHPRYEFTHRDRVINELVPRLKQLAIAAKAYDISFTVDAEEADRLDLSLDIIEAVFSDPELNGWEGFGLAVQAYSKRGLFVIEWLRELTVKVGRKMMVRLVKGAYWDTEVKVSQTEGLSDFPVFSRKPSTDVSYQACAKKMLEYRDSMYPMFATHNAYTVATILEMAPDRTGYEFQRLHGMGDALYDQIVADDKVPCRIYAPVGEHSDLLAYLVRRLLENGANSSFVNNIVDENIPVESLLKDPVETVRAWSKKRNNSIPLPDQLYGAARLNSKGQDFTDIDQVTAMREAMDTWLASVSQIEVPAGAFAVTNPANTKEVIGFHHHSNSAQMEQTVTNAEAAFPAWSATAVTERAALLNKLADQLELHRDELLALCIKEAGKTVGDSMAEVREAVDFCRYYAAEASKNLQASQARGVVLCISPWNFPLAIFLGQVSAALVAGNTVVAKPAEQTSLIAVRTLELMKAAGFPDNVVQLVIAPGRQVGEVIVPDSRIQAVMFTGSTETGAWIARKLAERGGEPVPLIAETGGQNCMIVDSTALPEQVVDDVISSGFQSAGQRCSALRVLFLQEDVADKIITMIKGAMKELHVGDPAWLSTDLGPVIDTKALERLNQHVQYLEGKATLHYVCDAPSAGDHYFFAPRLYEISSLNLLEREVFGPVVHIIRFKAEELDKVIQQINATGYGLTMGIHSRIAQTTMKVASEIKAGNIYVNRNMIGAVVGVQPFGGRGLSGTGPKAGGPFYLSRLVKEHELQAPALDAALQQQLEAASGFDAQLNTQLQQMAVAQVPWLNQNVTNRGSVLRRFIAQLAGNKLVSEQEHDLNDVITAAREQLQFIEKELAQPITLPGPTGESNQLHLEAKGVVALIRSEHSSFQHWMLALITALVSGNAVASTAGEAQHAEMDTCRKLLLQAGLPANLFHWVKLPALKALLAHPTLATAVIEGTNPLKAISAQWMAARDGAISALVTSPADHQLLHRLVTEKTVTINTTAAGGNASLMTMTDNLG; this is translated from the coding sequence ATGTTATTCCAAGGCCAACTGACCACCAGTCACGCTATTCGTCAAACCATGCGCGACCATTACCGCGCAGATGAAGATCAGGTACTCAACAACTTATTGCCTATTGCTGATATTGGCCCTGCGGCGCGCAGCCGTGCCTGGGAAAAAGCCCGTCAGTTGGTGGTGAATATCCGTGAAGCTCAGGTTGGTAAAGGGGGTGTAGACGCCCTGCTGAACGAGTTTTCTTTGTCGACAGACGAAGGTTTAGTGCTGATGTGTTTAGCCGAAGCCTTATTACGTGTGCCAGACAAACATACGGCCGACCTGCTTATTCGCGACAAGTTATCCAACGGTGATTGGAGCTCGCATTTAGGCAACAGCGAATCTTTATTTGTGAATATCTCGGCCTGGGGTTTATTGCTGACTGGCAAGCTGGTGAATTACAGCGACGATCAGAAAAAAGCTCAGTTTGGTTTATTAAAACGTACTTGTGGTCGTATGGGCGAGCCAGTGATCCGTCAGGCTGTGCGTTATGCCATGCAAATTATGGGTACCCAGTTTGTGATGGGCACCAGCATTGAAAAAGCGGTAGAACGTGCAGTAGAGCTGGAAAGCAAAGGTTTTACTTATTCGTACGATATGCTGGGTGAAGGCGCCCGCACTATGGACGACGCCAACCGCTATTTCGACAGCTACATGATGGCGATTAAAGTCATAGGCACTGCAGCGAAAAAACGTGGCCCATTAAAAAGCCCTGGCATTTCCGTGAAATTATCTGCCATTCACCCACGTTACGAATTTACCCATCGCGACCGCGTGATCAACGAATTAGTGCCACGCTTAAAACAACTGGCGATTGCCGCCAAAGCTTATGACATCAGCTTTACTGTTGATGCCGAAGAAGCTGACCGTTTAGATTTATCGTTGGATATTATCGAAGCTGTATTCTCCGATCCGGAATTAAACGGCTGGGAAGGTTTTGGTTTAGCAGTGCAGGCCTACTCCAAACGTGGTTTGTTTGTCATTGAATGGCTGCGTGAGCTGACGGTCAAAGTGGGCCGTAAAATGATGGTGCGTCTGGTCAAAGGCGCGTATTGGGATACTGAAGTAAAAGTTAGCCAGACTGAAGGTTTAAGCGACTTCCCGGTATTTAGCCGCAAGCCGTCGACCGATGTGTCTTATCAGGCTTGTGCCAAAAAGATGCTGGAATACCGCGACAGTATGTACCCTATGTTCGCCACTCACAACGCTTACACAGTAGCCACCATTTTAGAAATGGCGCCGGATCGCACTGGTTATGAGTTCCAGCGTTTACACGGTATGGGTGATGCACTGTACGATCAAATCGTGGCTGATGACAAAGTCCCTTGCCGTATTTACGCTCCTGTCGGCGAACACTCTGACTTACTGGCTTATTTAGTCCGTCGTTTATTAGAAAACGGTGCTAACAGCTCTTTTGTTAACAACATTGTTGATGAAAATATTCCGGTTGAGTCTTTATTAAAAGATCCGGTAGAAACAGTGCGTGCCTGGAGCAAAAAACGTAATAACTCTATTCCGTTACCAGACCAACTGTACGGTGCGGCTCGCCTGAACTCTAAAGGTCAGGACTTTACCGATATCGATCAGGTCACAGCTATGCGCGAAGCCATGGATACATGGCTCGCTTCTGTCAGCCAGATTGAAGTACCAGCAGGTGCTTTTGCTGTGACTAACCCGGCCAACACCAAAGAAGTGATAGGTTTCCATCATCACAGCAACAGTGCTCAAATGGAGCAGACGGTAACCAACGCTGAAGCCGCATTCCCAGCCTGGTCTGCGACTGCGGTGACTGAACGCGCTGCGCTTTTAAATAAACTGGCTGATCAACTGGAATTACACCGCGACGAATTACTGGCTTTATGTATTAAAGAAGCCGGTAAAACCGTAGGCGACAGCATGGCCGAAGTACGCGAAGCTGTTGATTTCTGCCGTTATTATGCGGCTGAAGCCAGCAAGAACCTGCAAGCATCTCAAGCCCGTGGTGTAGTGCTTTGTATCAGTCCGTGGAACTTCCCACTGGCTATTTTCTTAGGTCAGGTCAGCGCAGCTTTAGTGGCTGGTAATACAGTAGTAGCTAAGCCTGCCGAGCAAACCAGCTTAATAGCTGTGCGTACTCTGGAGCTGATGAAAGCTGCTGGTTTCCCGGACAATGTAGTGCAACTGGTGATAGCACCAGGTCGTCAGGTCGGTGAAGTCATAGTGCCGGATAGCCGTATTCAGGCCGTGATGTTTACAGGTTCTACTGAAACTGGTGCCTGGATTGCCCGTAAACTGGCCGAACGCGGTGGCGAGCCAGTGCCACTAATTGCCGAAACCGGTGGTCAGAATTGTATGATTGTTGACTCTACCGCTCTGCCTGAGCAAGTAGTAGACGATGTGATCTCTTCTGGTTTCCAAAGCGCAGGTCAACGTTGTTCAGCACTTCGGGTATTGTTCCTGCAGGAAGATGTCGCCGATAAGATCATCACTATGATCAAAGGCGCTATGAAAGAGTTGCATGTAGGCGACCCGGCCTGGTTAAGCACGGACTTAGGTCCTGTGATTGACACCAAAGCGTTAGAGCGTTTAAACCAGCATGTGCAGTATCTGGAAGGCAAAGCGACCTTGCATTATGTTTGTGATGCACCATCTGCAGGCGATCATTATTTCTTCGCACCACGTTTATATGAAATCAGCAGCCTGAATCTGCTGGAACGTGAAGTGTTTGGCCCAGTAGTGCATATCATCCGCTTTAAAGCGGAAGAGCTGGATAAAGTCATTCAGCAAATCAACGCCACAGGCTATGGCCTGACTATGGGTATCCATAGCCGTATTGCCCAAACCACAATGAAAGTTGCCAGCGAAATCAAAGCGGGTAACATCTATGTGAACCGCAATATGATTGGTGCTGTAGTGGGTGTTCAGCCATTTGGTGGCCGTGGTTTATCTGGTACTGGCCCTAAAGCCGGTGGCCCGTTTTACTTAAGCCGTCTGGTGAAAGAACATGAGTTACAGGCCCCTGCTTTGGATGCTGCTTTACAACAACAGTTAGAAGCGGCCAGCGGTTTTGATGCTCAGTTGAACACTCAACTGCAGCAAATGGCTGTGGCTCAGGTGCCGTGGCTGAATCAAAACGTCACCAACCGAGGTTCTGTGTTACGTCGTTTTATCGCTCAGCTGGCTGGTAACAAGTTGGTATCGGAGCAAGAGCACGACTTAAACGACGTGATCACAGCGGCTCGTGAACAGCTGCAGTTTATCGAAAAAGAGCTGGCCCAGCCTATTACTCTGCCAGGACCTACAGGTGAATCTAACCAATTGCATCTGGAAGCCAAAGGTGTAGTGGCGCTGATTCGTAGCGAACACAGCAGCTTCCAACACTGGATGCTGGCGTTAATCACAGCTCTGGTATCAGGTAATGCAGTGGCCAGTACTGCAGGCGAAGCTCAGCATGCAGAAATGGACACCTGCCGTAAGTTGTTACTGCAGGCTGGTTTACCAGCGAACCTGTTCCATTGGGTGAAGTTGCCAGCCTTAAAAGCGCTGTTAGCGCATCCAACACTGGCAACAGCTGTAATTGAAGGCACCAACCCACTGAAAGCAATATCTGCGCAGTGGATGGCGGCCCGTGATGGCGCTATCAGTGCTTTAGTCACCAGCCCAGCTGATCATCAGTTATTGCATCGTTTAGTGACAGAAAAAACCGTCACTATCAATACAACAGCTGCCGGTGGTAATGCCTCGTTAATGACGATGACAGACAACCTGGGTTAA